Proteins co-encoded in one Myotis daubentonii chromosome 8, mMyoDau2.1, whole genome shotgun sequence genomic window:
- the TCF15 gene encoding transcription factor 15 → MAFALLRPVGAHVLYPDVRLLSEDEENRSESDASDQSFGCCEGLEAARRGPGPGGGRRAGGGAGPVVVVRQRQAANARERDRTQSVNTAFTALRTLIPTEPVDRKLSKIETLRLASSYIAHLANVLLLGDAADDGQPCFRAAGSAKSAVPAGSDGGRQPRSICTFCLSNQRKGSGRRDLGGSCLKVRGVAPLRVPRR, encoded by the exons ATGGCGTTCGCGCTGCTGCGCCCCGTCGGCGCGCACGTGCTGTACCCGGACGTGCGGCTGCTGAGCGAGGACGAGGAGAACCGCAGCGAGAGCGACGCCTCCGACCAGTCATTTGGCTGTTGCGAGGGCCTGGAGGCGGCGCggcgcggccccggccccgggggCGGCCGGCGAGCTGGCGGCGGCGCGGGCCCGGTGGTGGTGGTGCGACAGCGGCAGGCAGCCAACGCGCGGGAGCGGGACCGCACGCAGAGCGTGAACACGGCCTTCACAGCGCTCCGCACGCTCATCCCCACTGAGCCGGTGGACCGCAAGTTGTCCAAGATCGAAACCTTGCGCCTGGCGTCCAGCTACATCGCGCACCTGGCCAACGTGCTGCTGCTGGGCGACGCGGCGGACGACGGGCAGCCCTGCTTCCGAGCGGCCGGCAGTGCCAAGAGCGCGGTCCCCGCCGGCTCCGACGGCGGCCGCCAGCCACGCTCCATCTGCACCTTCTGCCTCAGCAACCAGCGCAAGGGG AGCGGCCGTCGTGACCTGGGAGGCAGCTGCTTGAAGGTGAGGGGGGTGGCCCCCCTGCGAGTGCCACGGAGATGA